The following are from one region of the Biomphalaria glabrata chromosome 4, xgBioGlab47.1, whole genome shotgun sequence genome:
- the LOC129925948 gene encoding uncharacterized protein LOC129925948, with protein MVLRRKRARRLAERKGTPEIRREYNRLCRATSELARCVRSDHWNAACAGMDLRDTSKAWRLLRNLEAKDTARTAAPLLSPGGPVSTVTKMAGLLNRHFAKISKPEKKSAMSKALNKERKRLEREPDEPESQATCNAPFCRAELDRAIAKCKNRKALGPDKVTPEMVKHLGGIARDKLLEFMNRTWAESRLPGAWKSAVIVPVLKKGKDATRVRQTHFTNLNPWQSC; from the coding sequence atggtCCTGAGACGTAAGCGAGCCCGGAGGCTTGCTGAACGGAAGGGTACCCCTGAAATCCGGCGGGAGTACAATCGGCTCTGTAGAGCCACGAGTGAACTGGCCCGATGCGTCCGGTCGGACCATTGGAACGCTGCCTGCGCCGGGATGGATCTTCGGGATACCTCGAAAGCCTGGCGTCTTCTGCGAAACCTAGAGGCCAAAGATACAGCGCGAACGGCTGCCCCTCTATTGTCACCCGGAGGGCCGGTCTCGACGGTAACCAAAATGGCCGGCTTGTTGAATCGACATTTTGCCAAAATCAGCAAGCCCGAAAAGAAGTCTGCCATGTCCAAAGCCCTCAACAAAGAACGTAAGAGGCTCGAGAGGGAGCCAGATGAGCCGGAAAGCCAAGCAACGTGCAACGCGCCCTTCTGtcgtgctgagctggacagagcgatagcTAAGTGCAAAAATCGAAAAGCTCTGGGGCCAGACAAGGTTACCCCCGAGATGGTAAAACACCTTGGGGGCATTGCGAGAGATAAACTCCTGGAGTTTATGAATCGAACCTGGGCAGAGTCCAGACTGCCCGGGGCCTGGAAGAGTGCTGTCATTGTGCCAGTCCTTAAGAAGGGAAAAGACGCGACTAGAGTCCGACAGACCCATTTCACTAACCTCAACCCTTGGCAAAGTTGCTGA
- the LOC106071718 gene encoding leucine-rich repeat and guanylate kinase domain-containing protein-like, translating into MDEETDILKVHENSDLDVEQSELILENENLEGELNEDDNNDEELSPGGVLDEETIARGLSNLGRSAHGEYQVYLNVTIPGFSLVDISLLGEYQYLQKVEVPYNDITDLSPLGKLPHLLILDASHNQIEKLLDFTPPFNLQEVNFSWNKITEMGDLSSHYCLHKLLLDNNEISGIFGLEHCRRLKYLSMSHNHISKMFGLDELPIQYLNLSNNQIRHIENLETLKYLRELNLSGNNVRSLSGLSKNTLLEMVDLEDNEIIDIVEINHIKNAKNLRELNLLRNPIQELPDYRLSVLFRLNRLVILDRHHVKEEEKVSAVNMFDPPMDVVAARDHIMHVVYSFLQPARIWDSTLPSTETPYPMLVLVGPQGSGKKELAMNLVDEFGDYFGFGVSHTTRRPRVDEIPGKDYYFVSLDKFETDIKMGQFIQTYQHQNNWFGLQMESIENVARDGHACVVHMELEGVMTLKKTFFEPRYVLVTPLNPEIHERRLRQKGIYSEEHIKRTLKRVDLYVKQNQEHPGFFDMMICSDDITVAYKQIQKIVMDYLGISPEAQENYTNQMSKKETPDVSFGNIRARTWSRPSNSESLSQSRGLRLDSVGHGIVEEESIKRRQSAAKDVVNNYVPPLYDQLMSKYPKTAPQMANKQIGLGHEQRAATAPTKKEQGGNIYDDTGPADSPDSSSVESSVSRLSDLDSAAELEPTLLEEEYNMNADSQLPTETMNPLTLMGTSSNLQYSNRPASKTLRPGSDRHHVLPPIQPAGV; encoded by the exons ATGGATGAGGAAACAGatattttaaaagttcatgAAAATTCAGATCTAGATGTGGAACAATCGGAGTTAAtcttagaaaatgaaaatttggAAGGTGAACTAAACGAAGATGACAATAATGACGAAGAG cttTCCCCCGGAGGTGTCTTAGATGAAGAGACTATTGCCCGAGGCTTATCAAATCTTGGCAGATCTGCACATGGGGAGTATCAAGTCTATTTAAATGTCACCATTCCT ggattCTCATTGGTTGATATTTCACTACTGGGGGAGTACCAGTATTTACAGAAAGTTGAAGTACCTTATAATGATATAACAG ATTTATCTCCTCTTGGAAAACTTCCCCATCTTCTCATTCTGGATGCATCCCACAACCAAATAGAAAAACTGCTGGACTTTACTCCTCCTTTCAATCTGCAGGAAGTGAATTTCTCATGGAACAAGATCACAGAAATGGGAGATCTGTCCAGTCATTACTGCTTACACAAATTACTTCTTGAca ACAATGAAATCTCTGGAATATTTGGTCTGGAACACTGTAGAAGACTCAAGTACCTCAGTATGTCTCACAATcatatttctaaaatgtttggACTGGATGAATTGCCTATTCAGTATCTCAATCTT agcAATAACCAAATCAGGCATATAGAAAATCTTGAAACTTTAAAGTACCTAAGG GAACTGAATTTGTCTGGAAACAATGTGCGAAGCTTATCAGGCCTTAGTAAAAATACTCTCCTCGAAATGGTGGATCTTGAAGATAATGAA ATCATAGACATAGTTGAGATCAATCAcattaaaaatgcaaaaaactTGAGAGAGTTAAATTTACTCAGAAATCCAATCCAAGAGCTGCCAGATTATCGACTGTCTGTGCTATTTCGATTGAATAGATTAGTAATACTTGATCGTCACCATgttaaagaagaagaaaag GTGTCTGCTGTGAATATGTTTGATCCACCAATGGATGTAGTTGCTGCTAGAGATCACATCATGCATgttgtttattcatttcttcaaCCTGCCAGAATCTGGGATAG caCACTCCCTAGCACAGAGACACCATATCCAATGTTAGTTCTAGTTGGACCTCAAGGATCTGGGAAGAAAGAACTTGCAATGAATTTAGTAGATGAATTTGGGGATTACTTTGGATTTGG TGTATCTCATACTACAAGACGACCAAGAGTGGATGAAATACCTGGCAAAGACTACTACTTTGTTTCTCTTGACAAATTTGAAACTGATATTAAAATG GGCCAGTTTATTCAGACTTATCAACATCAAAATAATTGGTTTGGCCTACAAATGGAATCTATAGAGAATGTTGCCAGAGATGGACATGCCTGTGTGGTTCATATGGAGCTTGAG GGTGTCATGACtctcaaaaaaacattctttgaGCCCCGCTATGTCCTGGTTACACCACTCAACCCAGAAATACATGAGCGTAGGTTGAGACAGAAGGGAATTTACTCAGAGGAGCATATAAAAAGAACTCTGAAAAGAGTTGACCTTTATGTGAAACAGAATCAGGAGCATCCAGGTTTTTTTGATATGATGATTTGTAGTG ATGACATCACTGTAGCCTATAAACAGATCCAAAAAATAGTCATGGATTATTTAGGAATCAGCCCTGAAGCTCAAGAAAATTACACAAACCAAATGAGCAAAAAAGAAACACCTGATGTCAGTTTTGGCAACATAAGAGCCAGAACATGGTCCAGACCAAGTAATTCAGAGAGCCTGTCACAAAGTCGGGGATTAAGACTTGATTCAGTTGGACATGGCATTGTG GAAGAAGAATCTATCAAGAGACGACAAAGTGCTGCCAAAGATGTTGTGAACAATTATGTACCACCCCTTTATGACCAATTAATGTCCAA GTATCCAAAAACTGCACCTCAAATGGCCAACAAACAGATTGGACTAGGTCATGAACAACGAGCCGCCACAGCCCCAACTAAAAAGGAACAAGGAGGAAATATTTATGATGATACAGGTCCTGCAGACTCACCAGATTCTTCCAGTGTTGAAAGCAGTGTTTCCAGATTATCTGATCTTGATTCTGCTGCAGAACTGGAACCTACTCTGCTGGAGGAGGAGTACAATATGAATGCCGATAGCCAGCTTCCAACAGAGACAATGAATCCTTTAACTTTAATGGGGACCAGTTCAAACTTGCAATATTCAAATAGACCAGCTTCTAAAACACTTAGGCCAGGTTCAGACCGGCATCATGTTTTGCCTCCAATACAACCAGCTGGTGTTTAA